The region GCAAGTCGTTCTCCAACACCATGAAGCGCCTCTATACTTACGAGGATCCGAAAACAGGGGAGAACGCTTCGCTGATCGCCAAGGATGTGTACGAGATCGTGCGCAAGCATGCCGCCCTGCTCGACTCCACCATCATCTACGACCGCGACTACAACTACGACTACTTCGGTTATAAGACACTGGAGCGCTCTTACCTGCTTCGCCTGGACGGCAAGATCGTGGAGCGCCCGCAGCATATGTTGATGCGTGTGGCCGTGGGTATCCACAAGGAGGACATCGAATCTGCCATTGAGACTTATAACCTCATGTCCGAGAAGTGGTTTACGCACGCCACCCCAACATTATTCAACGCCGGCACACCAAAGCCGCAGCTGTCTTCGTGCTTCCTGCTGACCATGAAGGACGACAGCATTCCGGGTATCTACGACACACTGAAGCAGTGTGCGCAGATCTCCCAGAGCGCCGGCGGCATCGGCCTGAGCATCCATAACGTGCGCGCTACGGGCTCTTACATCAAAGGCACCAACGGCACCTCTAACGGTATCATCCCGATGCTGAAGGTGTTTAACGACACGGCCCGCTACGTAGATCAGGGCGGAGGCAAGCGCAAAGGCGCCTTCGCCATTTACCTGGAGCCATGGCATGCCGATATTTTCGATTTCCTGGAGCTGAAGAAGAACCACGGCAAGGAAGAGAACCGCGCCCGCGACCTGTTCTACGCCCTCTGGACGCCGGATCTGTTCATGCGGCGCGTGGAGGAGAACGGCGACTGGAGCCTGTTCTGCCCGAACGAGGCTCCCGGCCTGGGCGAGTGCTGGGGCAAGGACTTTGAGCGCCTCTACGAGAAGTATGAGCGCGAAGGCCGCGCCCGCAAAACCGTAAAAGCGCAGGACCTGTGGTTCCATATCCTGGAGTCGCAGATAGAGACGGGCACCCCGTACATGCTGTATAAGGACCATGCGAACCGCAAATCGAACCAGCAGAACCTGGGCACTATTAAGAGCTCGAACCTGTGCACCGAGATCATGGAGTACACGGATGAGAATGAGATAGCAGTTTGCAACCTGGCCTCTCTGGCGCTGCCGCGCTTTGTGAAGGAGGACGACAACGGCAACAAGACCTTTGATCATCAGAAGCTGTTTGATGTAACCTACCATGCCACCGTTAACCTGAACAAGGTTATCGACATAAACTATTACCCAGTGCCAGAGGCACAGAACTCGAACCTGCGCCACCGCCCTATTGGATTAGGCGTACAGGGCTTGGCCGATACCTTTATTCACCTGCGCATGCCATTCGAGAGCGACGAGGCCAAAGGGTTGAACAAAGACATTTTCGAGACGATCTACTTCGCTGCCATGACGGCCTCTAAGGACCTGGCCAAGAAGC is a window of Pontibacter kalidii DNA encoding:
- a CDS encoding ribonucleoside-diphosphate reductase subunit alpha, producing MLVVKRDGRRESVKFDKITARIEKLCYGLHMDYVSPIEVAKKVIDGIYDGVTTVELDNLAAETAASLTTKHPDYAVLAARVAISNLHKVTSKSFSNTMKRLYTYEDPKTGENASLIAKDVYEIVRKHAALLDSTIIYDRDYNYDYFGYKTLERSYLLRLDGKIVERPQHMLMRVAVGIHKEDIESAIETYNLMSEKWFTHATPTLFNAGTPKPQLSSCFLLTMKDDSIPGIYDTLKQCAQISQSAGGIGLSIHNVRATGSYIKGTNGTSNGIIPMLKVFNDTARYVDQGGGKRKGAFAIYLEPWHADIFDFLELKKNHGKEENRARDLFYALWTPDLFMRRVEENGDWSLFCPNEAPGLGECWGKDFERLYEKYEREGRARKTVKAQDLWFHILESQIETGTPYMLYKDHANRKSNQQNLGTIKSSNLCTEIMEYTDENEIAVCNLASLALPRFVKEDDNGNKTFDHQKLFDVTYHATVNLNKVIDINYYPVPEAQNSNLRHRPIGLGVQGLADTFIHLRMPFESDEAKGLNKDIFETIYFAAMTASKDLAKKQGAYETFKGSPLSEGKFQFDLWGVTPESGRWDWESLRQDVVKHGVRNSLLVAPMPTASTAQILGNNESFEPYTSNIYLRRVLSGEFMVVNKHLLKDLIALGIWNDKMKNDIIAANGSVQDIPNIPQHIKDLYKTVWEISQRAVIDMSADRGAFICQSQSLNLHVQNVNFGKLTSMHFHAWKRGLKTGMYYLRTKSAVDAIKFTVEKQAAETLSPVYSNQDQNRSDMSCSLDNPDACEACGS